The following DNA comes from Nicotiana sylvestris chromosome 10, ASM39365v2, whole genome shotgun sequence.
TGTTTTTAAATAACAAAGTCAAAAGCTTATACAAATGTACCAAATCGGCATATAAAGGAGATATGCAACAAGTAGTAAAGAATCAAACTTTACATCAATCCGACACCCGTCAAGTGTTCAACAACAAGCAATCAAGTTCCATATATGTGTAAAATACATGAATACACATATGTAGATGATATGCCTGAATGTTCTACATGAGTTTAGAATGTCTAAGCATGATAAATACACAAATTTGGTTCTAAAACCGACACAAATCTATGTGTCTAACTCAAATCCATGTGTCTATTAAGCATGCACTACCGATAGAATTCTGGTGTTTGCTGACTCTATAGGGACGGATTCATATCGACACGTAGTCGGTACGTAAATCTATACACATGAATAAATATCTCAATATAGGAACGTGAGCCCAAACGCCCAACGAATGTCTCAAAACATGAATGTGAATCTACACGCCCAAACAGATGCCTCAACACAGGAACGTGAATCCGAACGCCCAAACAATCTCAGATGAATGATGAGAACTAGATATATATGCTAGAATGACGCATATAAAGAGATAGTGTATATCTACACAGTTCTATCAAGTAAGACAAGGACATGAAATCCAAAATGTTAAACTAGCATGTGAATGATATGAATAACATTATTCTATCATGAATAAAATACTCAAGTAGTCTTACAACAACTAGTCATGACAAACTATattttatcatgttatagtaagcATAAGAGAGATGCATATAACATATACTAGCATGTGAAGATGCGCATCGAATCATAACATAAGCCTAAAATCTATCGAAAATATGGCACAACCTCGACATCcgcattgtcacgaccccaaatcccACCAAAGTTTTAACGACGCCTAACACTACTTGCTAGGCAAACCAACAtcaaatatacaaaaataaaCTCTAACACTAATAAGAAATAGCCTCGAAAGTGGAATAAGACAGATAACTGAAGCACAATATAGcgatacaactacaatatcatctTAGAACCTGATGTTAACGAGTACATGAGCTCTACAGAATAATAAGTACAACTATCTGAATAACGATACAATATTATCTGGAGTACATAAACAATAATGACTAAAGTAAGAAAAAGGCTCCAAGGAGTGCGGGCGGAAATAACATAGCTACCTTGAACTCCAAAACGACACTGGTGCAACTCTCTATCAATAAGCTCTATCAGTAGCACTTGGATCTGCATataaagtgcagagtgtagtatgactACAACCTAccccatgtactcagtaagtaataaaccTAACCTCAGATTGAAGATAGTGACGAGATTGGCAAAGTCCGCTACTCACTTTCAACAGTCAACAATGACAGAAACaacataataacaacaacaacaacaataataataataatggggAAGCAATAAGAATAATAAGTTCAAATTATTCACATTAACAGGAAATAGGCATGCTTTCCAATAAAATCAATTAGGTCATCAAATTCTAGATATAGAATTTCAATTAGCATGAGGAAGATAAATGTCTATGCCTGCATGACAAGTAACAATGTCAAAATCAACGAATTCACGGTGAAATCATCATATAAGCACACTCTCAACATTGTACGAGTGCCTGACATGAAGCCCTCACTCAGCATATACCAAGTGCCTGCACTCACAAGGCCCAAAGACCATGAGTTATTACCTGACTCCAGAGGGGCAGATCCTAGCCCAAGCGCTAATCAAGTCAAAAGTCAACAATCATCATAACTTAGCCCAAATGGCCTGGTGCACGCGTCACCTCAATATCAATACCACTCAGCCCAATAGGGGGCTTGGCATATGAGTCATATCAATTTCAAAATTATCATAGCTCTATGGCCCCAGTTCAGCTATTAATACGCTAATATGCGAATATCTCATAGTATCATAAATCAATATATATCGCAGAATTTACAATAACGTGCCACAAATCCATTCAAACTAGTAGTACTCAAGTAAGGAAGCCAACAACATGTGATATAATTGATAAGAAGTACagaaaaatgatgaaataacACGCAGATATAATATCATGACTGAAAAGTTTGACTACAATCAAGGCAAACAACCTAACACAACAAAATAGCCCTATCGTGTCTCAAACGGATAAGAACATAGCCTAAATATGATATATATCATGTGATAGTTTAAGTAGTCATACAAGTAAAGAAAACATGGTAACAGAAAGGCATGTTAGCAAAAGAAGGTTTGTAATAGCCGAAAGTCTACCCTGATCATGAATAACCACAGTGTACACAAATACGCTCGTCACCACATATGTGCATCATCCCCAACACATAATAAGCATCAAAATCTATGAGGAAAATACCCTCAAGCCAAGcctaggcaagatacttacctcaaagtgcaaGAATTAATACTCTGAAAAGCCCTtgcctcttgaatcgacctccgaatgggTCAAATCTAGCAAAAAATAACTCAATAACGTCAAACAATACTATAGGAATCGATTCCAAGTAATAAAGCTCCAATCTTTATCAAATAGCAAAAAGTCAATCAGAGCCTGCCTCCCGGAACCTGACAAAAGTCATATATCCCGATTAGCCACTCAAATACGAGTCCAAATATAGAAGTTTCAtccaaatccgactccaaatcgaggtccaaatctacATTTTTCACTCTCCAAAACGAtagtcaaaatccccaaatttctcCTTCAAACCCCATAATCTATGTGTGATAATCTATGGGTATCAAGATATAATGTTAAAATcaagtagaaatcacttaccctcTTACTTTGTGCGAAAATCCCCGTAAAAAATCGCCCTTCTCCAAGTCTAGGGcccaaaatataaaataatgggTCTAAGTCACGAAATACAAATCTTTAAAAATCTGCACAGtgtacccttcgtgaacgcgacccAAGCCTCGTGTTCGTGAAGCACAATCTACCCCTAGACCACAAATGCTCTTGGCGAATGCAGTCTTCCACCCGCGAACACGATGCTTAAGATCCTCAGGCCTACACGAACGTGGTCAACCCATCGTGCACGTAAAGGCATACCCCCAGCCGGCTCCTTGCCAGGCTCtccactacgcgaacgcgagcctTTTGCCCGCAAAAGTGAAGACCAACATATCCAACTCTTCACGAACGAGATGCCCTATTCCCGAAGgcgaaagaaaaaaaattcagctGCCCGAAAAAGACTCTTCGCGATCACGAGACCtgctttgcgatcgcgaagcaccCCAGCCACCAGTAAATCTTTAGCAGCTCAACTAAGCTCAACATGATCCGATATCCATTCAAAATActcccgagcccctcgggaccctatCAAACCACACCAACCAGTACCAAAATGTAATATGGACCTATTCGTGATCTCAAATCATACATAGTAACATCAAAACTATAAATCACAACTCGGAATAACCCTAAATTTCGCATACAAATTCCAAATGATATAACGAACCTATACCAACTTCCAGAACAATAATTGAACCCAATagcatcaaagtcaactccccgtcaaacctatgaaccttccaaaccttcaaatttccatcTTTCACCAAATAAagccaaatcaatatagaaaactccaaatccaaatccgtaCATACGCCTATGtttaaaatcaccatacaaatctATTGGAACTATCAAAATACCATTTTGAGTCCGTTTACCGAAAAGTTAAACTTTGGTCAACTTCTTATATATTAAGCTTTTAACATTAGAACTAAATTTTCCAATTCACTCCAAAACTTCTCCGAAACTAAACAAACCATCCCCATAAGTTTCAAAATAACAAAGAAGCACACGGGAAGCATAAAATATGAGAACGAGGCTTCAATATACAAAACGACTAGCCGAGTTGTTACATTCTccctctcttaaacaaacgttcatcctcgaacaagtTTAGAATTATACCTAGTATATCAAAAAGATAAGGATATCCACTCtgcatatcatgctcggtctaTTAAGTACCTCCTCGACCAGTTGACCCctccactaaaccttcactgatgcaatattcttcgACCTCAGCTTCCGAACTTGCCTATCCAAAATGGCCATCGGCTCCTTCTCATAAGCAAGATCCTCATCTAACTgcactgaactaaaatccaacacgtgcgacagatccTCATAGTAGTTTTGAAGTATGGAAACGAGAAATACCAGATAAACTACcaataagctgggtggcaaagaaagTCTGTAGGCCACCTCACCAACTCTCTCCAACATATCGAAAAGACCAATATACTGAGGGGTCAACTTGAccttattcccaaatctcatcacacccttcatgggtgaaactctgAGTAGAACCTTCACACCCCCATGAAAGCTACATCCCGAACCTTCTTATAAGCATAACGTTTCTGCCTGGATTGCACGTCCAAAGTCATATCCTGAATTAATTTCACCTTTCCGAAGAATCAAGAACCAAATCTGTGCCTAATACTTTAGCCTCACCCAACTCAAACCAACTaataggagaacgacatcgcctcccatataaggcctcatacagattcatctagatactcgactgttgttattgtagacatgtgatttttgaccctccccaagattttttatatattagcgtaaaatatttaatttaggtataatatagatattttaagtaattttgactcttttactttattacaagaaaacagaattacaaaaataagttcattaatgttttgtagtcatttttaatcctaaaaaaatatatatatacaaaaaagtatcatatttttattttaatatgatatttgaaaataccaaatatagatttgttttaatggttagttttattttaataattatttgaatagtaggactaattaaAAATTGAGATCGTATTTTAGTCTTGTTCGCGGGGAAAggataaaacttgggctcgagcaacccatttttaggtctAATTTTGGACCTATCCCACAATTTCCAAGTCCATAATTCTTAGGCCCATACCCCtcaacctaaaaaccctaccaaaaacctagaatcaacaatataaaaaaggccgaagaaaaaaaaagttggaaAAAGGCTGCGCAGACAATACACAGACCTCCCCCCCTCGGATTGTCATCCCGACCCACCCTTCGCCTGTTCATTTTCTTCAACAATAGCAATACAAGAACGATCATCCCAccgtctccttcttcttcttaaaAAGCCCAGGCGTTAGAATCAAAACAGGATCAAAGTCGGCTACTTTTCTGCTGATTTTGGGGACAAAACTATACAAAAATACAAAGCCAAAATCTAACGCTAAGGACGAAAAGAAAAGCACCATTTTATGTCAAAAATGACCCCATCCCTGTATTTGGATCTTCTTCGTTCCCTTCTTCAGAAAGCCAAAAATGTTGAAGACCTGAAGCAGCCATTAGAGACACCAAACAAACAGTCGCCGTCGCTGGACCTCCGTTCACTGTAAAGCTGCCATCTCTGGCGAAGCTTCACATCACAAACGACCAGCCTACACCATGAACAGCCACGCACAACAGTAGCCGATCTCCTCCCTTCCATTCTGCCATGAAAAACATGACACTTATCTCCCTCTCGCCGAAAAACACTTACACATAGCCCCATACACGCACAGAACGGGAAAGGGACAATAGTGAACTCGTCGAGTTTTTGTGAGCATGAGAGGCACATGAATATGGTCTCAAGCTTTGCTTGGTTTATTACAGATATCGCCCATTCAATCTATTTTGAAATCGCGATTAAGGTACTGTCGAAGGTGAGGTTTGTCGAGGTCTTCGTACGTGGTCCGCGAGATCCAAACGATTTGTTGTTGTACATTTGAGGTCCAACTCTTGCTCTGTTCCTCTAATCTCTTTTATCTTGCTACCTGATCTTATAAATGGCTTGAATATTGAAATTAAATGTATTATCTTTGTTGGTTGCCCAAAGTAGCTTGATGTCATGAATATGATATTTTAGTAGATTGGATATTATTTGGTTTTGACTTTGTGAAATTCTTTTATAATCGAAAGAACGTCCAGATAATTAGAAATTCCTAGTGACAAAGTACTGATTCTAACTTTGTGTAATTGAGCTTCTTGAGTTGTTGTTTTATGTGTGTTTAAAGTGCTACGTGGGGATCTTTCTAACGTGTATTTTCTGTGGAGGAGGAAAAAGCCAATAAAGACATGTAATTGACTCTGTTTGTTTGATAATCCCTCTTTGTAATTGACAGCAAATTGAGTGTAAAAGCTTGATGACATAGGGATAGTTTCTTTAAAATCAGATTCGTTCTTTGTTTTTTTATGCATTGGACTTAATGGCCATTGCATTCGATTCTGCTCTTTTTATTCTAGCTGAATGTTAATTGGTTATGTGACGATTTGATGTTGTGATCTATTCGGTTATTATCTCTAGTTTTGAGTTTGTTCACATAGTTATCTACTTCCATGTcactcgaattggttatagctgaacatgaCTTTGTCACAGTGCAGAGATTGGGTTGTTATTCGTCGACTGAACTACGTCAAATTAGATTAAAGaggctcgggtgtgcatttcatgtgacccgactctaatctccaacaaggttgtcgtgaaccgcgggtgcatttcatgtagcgtgactTACGATGCGTTTTAGATAACCTTGAATTTTCACAAAAAAACATAAAGCGGGTTTtcaagttaaaatgcacataagtTTCAAagatgtattaaaatcagataataggccaattataatagttgagcaaccgtgctagaatcacagaacccgggaatgcctaacaccttctcccgggttaacagaattccttactcggatttctggttcgcggactgttgaacagagtcaaccctttcctcgattcgggattcaaccggtgacttgggacaccataaatctcccaagtggcgactctgaatttttaataaaataatctcatttcgatagtcacttaaaattggaaaaaactcccttatacatccgttccgggggtgtaggtaaaaaggaggtgtgacagctctggcgactctgctggggatcgaacccagaatctctggttcagggttcaagaattcgagcttagatgaattgttatagttggctttatccattatttgattttgttacatgatttgtgcctaatgtgctaattgattgcttttaccgctttgatattccgtgagcTGTATATAAACAGTTGCGAaatccctcctctctctgagtcttctaaatcatgaagaagtgtgcacttcgtgtgacttcttttctgttagagtcatatcccaaagttagaacgaggttcagacaagtttcaaagtcggtgaagcttctgtattcccggtacgctgcccccctcagctcgagctgtccgctcgggtaagccaggtctagaacaataaacccaggtttaaacctagtataacaatacctcatgccggatccctagtaggaacgtttgttttcatcatgtgcattttggctttggggactcaacacaggggttgggtccgtctaggacaggtgcacccaaaataacagaccatcttgatgcatcctatgtgctacatgttgcatttattcaagggtaaaagagtcatttggcggaccaatgatagttgagggcaaatgaaaaatgaaaaagaaaaaagaaaaaaaagaaaagagagagtgaAGTGTGGAGATAAAGCGAGTTGGCCCAATTATGTTATtaaaaaaagagcttgaaaattcagaaaaaaagattttgcactttttcatcattttccgaaaatcagaaaatcaaaaaaaaaagagaaaaaagaaaatcctaaaagatttttcatgtttcatcatttttcaagaaaaagcaaaaaataaaataaaatgttttctctaaattagttttttttattctcGCCAGTATCcaatcggcccgaactacgcgaacctgattctcgtctctcgggttGGGATACGTatgcaacccacatagggtccggtcttcctagtaaatcttagattcttggctttgcggggtctttgccaaattttgcacttctaaccactttttggccaaataagtcattttgcaaaaatagcctcaatcatgtcttgcatgtgtctagtagggaatgttattgtctcacatagtgttggtttaagttttctcatacaggtgtggatccagttaccggagtttgagcatgacagataccccaggaccactgcattcaggagttgcttaaggagatttgttttatttttatgttttgagtctgttcttcattttatgtcgtcttttattttctacttttgtacagtaatgtcaagtctttttattattgttattttctgtTTTATATTTCAAAAAATGtgctgtaactcaaaaatccaaaaaagagatgttgcatttttatatttccgttataagttttctttagaatactaattctagaaatgaaaaaatttGAGGTTGTttctcctttaggcaattaatatctaggacttaaaatgaattatttttatgtttcctttagtatattaggaccaaaattcaaaacaaaaaaagagagaattttattttagtccttctttaaaagctttctttaaggtgttaattccaaaatccaaaaagattttcttttgaggtgtttctttgggaaattaatgaaagatgaagaaaaaattctttttaccttcattagaactttaggatattgtatatagaaa
Coding sequences within:
- the LOC138879814 gene encoding uncharacterized protein; amino-acid sequence: MKGVMRFGNKVKLTPQYIGLFDMLERVGEVAYRLSLPPSLLVVYLVFLVSILQNYYEDLSHVLDFSSVQLDEDLAYEKEPMAILDRQVRKLRSKNIASVKV